One region of Lactobacillus johnsonii genomic DNA includes:
- a CDS encoding PTS mannose/fructose/sorbose/N-acetylgalactosamine transporter subunit IIC: protein MTISWLQACIFGLLACLCSNSCMAGQAIGNYMIGRPLVGGLICGIVMGNVPLGIACGVATQLVYIALVTPGGTVSADVRAISYIGIPLAMVAISSRGLSPFSSQAANMAKSLGTLVGTIGSVLFYSVAFLNLVWQSMGWKDIENNKLDRLYAVNFGWPWISHLIFSFLPTVLMTHFGAQGVTALRNALPMDGIPMKTLFTVGAMLPCVGIAILLRQIVNKSVDFIPFLVGFTLAASLKLNLVSITVISLLFAVIMYEIEMSKGKAAPTTSANTTVDDDDEEDEDI from the coding sequence ATGACTATAAGTTGGTTACAAGCCTGTATATTTGGTCTGTTAGCATGTTTATGTTCAAACTCTTGTATGGCTGGTCAAGCTATCGGTAACTACATGATTGGTCGTCCATTAGTCGGAGGATTAATCTGTGGAATCGTAATGGGAAACGTTCCATTAGGAATTGCTTGTGGTGTTGCTACACAGCTTGTTTATATTGCTTTGGTAACACCAGGTGGTACTGTTTCAGCTGATGTTCGTGCAATTTCTTATATTGGTATTCCTTTAGCAATGGTTGCTATTAGTTCTAGAGGATTGAGCCCATTTAGCAGTCAAGCAGCTAATATGGCTAAATCATTAGGTACTTTGGTTGGTACTATTGGTTCAGTGTTGTTTTACTCCGTTGCATTCCTTAACTTGGTTTGGCAATCAATGGGTTGGAAAGACATTGAAAACAACAAACTAGATAGATTATATGCAGTTAACTTTGGCTGGCCATGGATTTCACACTTGATTTTCTCATTCTTGCCAACTGTTTTAATGACTCACTTTGGAGCACAAGGTGTTACTGCTTTACGTAACGCCCTTCCTATGGATGGTATTCCAATGAAGACCCTGTTTACTGTCGGTGCTATGCTTCCATGTGTTGGTATTGCTATTTTACTTCGTCAGATTGTTAATAAGTCAGTAGACTTTATTCCATTCTTGGTTGGTTTTACATTAGCTGCTTCATTAAAGCTAAACTTAGTATCAATTACTGTAATTTCATTACTATTTGCCGTAATTATGTACGAAATTGAAATGAGCAAAGGAAAAGCTGCTCCTACTACTAGTGCAAATACGACTGTAGATGATGACGATGAGGAAGACGAGGATATTTAA
- a CDS encoding PTS sugar transporter subunit IIB, with protein sequence MTVSLVRIDDRMIHGLITTRWSKEVPCDGIIAVNDKAHDNPILKEAYKSAAEGQGKKCFVWTMNHFKKVQDKVLASNTRYFLITKNPLDMKTILVDWGFKPSDVNEVIVGPGNDRPGAIKLGDNQSFTQEEGDAFEAMADKGYKIHFALLPDKQIGYWDKFKGKFGY encoded by the coding sequence ATGACTGTATCACTTGTTAGAATTGATGACCGCATGATTCATGGCTTAATTACTACTCGTTGGTCAAAGGAAGTTCCATGTGATGGAATTATCGCCGTAAATGATAAAGCTCATGATAATCCAATTTTAAAAGAAGCTTATAAGTCAGCAGCTGAAGGTCAAGGTAAAAAATGCTTTGTTTGGACAATGAACCACTTTAAGAAAGTTCAAGATAAAGTTTTAGCTTCAAATACACGCTACTTTTTAATCACTAAAAATCCACTTGATATGAAAACTATTTTAGTTGACTGGGGATTTAAACCAAGTGATGTAAATGAAGTTATCGTTGGACCAGGTAATGACCGTCCAGGTGCTATTAAGTTAGGTGATAACCAATCATTTACTCAAGAAGAAGGAGATGCCTTTGAAGCAATGGCTGATAAAGGTTATAAGATTCACTTTGCACTTCTTCCTGATAAGCAAATTGGTTACTGGGACAAATTTAAAGGCAAGTTTGGTTATTAA
- a CDS encoding PTS sugar transporter subunit IIA: MKNLILVSHGKFAEGLKTSLDMFAGDAIKRVHTLCLYNGESADDFKKKVNDFFEEHNFSSEDEFVILADIIGGSPLTTFLSVFSERGLMNKGVVLGGMNFTMALTATVSLDTMSKEDIAKNALDEARQALKQYEVTPENSTDDDDDI, translated from the coding sequence GTGAAAAATCTAATTTTAGTTTCTCACGGTAAATTTGCTGAAGGTCTTAAAACTTCATTAGATATGTTTGCTGGGGATGCAATTAAAAGAGTTCATACATTGTGCCTATACAATGGTGAATCAGCAGATGATTTTAAGAAAAAAGTTAATGATTTCTTCGAGGAACATAATTTTAGTTCTGAAGATGAATTTGTGATTTTAGCTGACATAATCGGTGGAAGTCCCCTGACAACATTTTTAAGTGTTTTTTCTGAAAGAGGATTAATGAATAAAGGTGTTGTTCTAGGTGGAATGAACTTTACTATGGCTTTAACTGCAACGGTTTCTTTAGACACGATGAGTAAAGAAGATATTGCTAAGAATGCTTTAGATGAAGCCAGACAAGCATTGAAACAATATGAAGTTACGCCAGAAAATAGCACAGATGATGATGACGATATTTAG
- a CDS encoding substrate-binding domain-containing protein, with the protein MTINNDFYQTLNEPIANEVDDHNDLLYSRNPELSVNNQITEIENFIKNGVKVIFINPVDGNSPRLIRALKKAHQRGIKIIVVDSQLKNLNNYVDCTIRSNNYQAGVLCAKELMSKQKSANILVLQQPTAISVVERIKGFEDTLKSHSNFQIIDKINTTGQSENSYPKVQRYLNKGKNFDTIMSLNDKTAVGALAAINSINSNKEISIYSIDGSENIKKMISNKNPSIKATVAQSPLQIGKVAVNVAYKLLNHHKVKKEIILPVELITSKNIKNFNITGWQ; encoded by the coding sequence ATGACAATAAATAACGATTTTTATCAAACCTTGAATGAACCAATTGCTAATGAAGTAGATGATCATAACGATCTTCTCTATAGTCGAAATCCAGAACTAAGTGTTAATAATCAAATTACAGAAATAGAAAATTTTATTAAAAATGGAGTCAAAGTTATTTTTATTAATCCAGTCGATGGTAACTCTCCGAGGCTAATTAGAGCATTAAAAAAAGCACATCAAAGGGGGATTAAAATTATTGTAGTTGATAGCCAACTCAAAAATTTAAATAATTATGTAGATTGTACTATTCGATCCAACAACTACCAAGCTGGGGTACTTTGTGCAAAAGAATTAATGTCAAAACAAAAAAGCGCAAATATTTTGGTCTTACAACAACCAACTGCAATTTCTGTTGTAGAACGAATTAAGGGCTTTGAGGATACACTTAAAAGTCATTCAAACTTTCAAATTATCGATAAAATAAATACTACCGGACAATCAGAAAATAGCTATCCAAAAGTACAGCGTTATCTTAATAAAGGAAAAAATTTTGATACGATTATGTCCTTAAATGACAAAACTGCAGTTGGGGCTTTAGCAGCTATTAATTCGATCAATTCAAATAAAGAAATTTCTATTTACAGCATTGACGGTTCAGAAAATATTAAAAAAATGATCAGTAATAAAAATCCTAGTATTAAGGCTACAGTAGCTCAATCACCACTCCAAATCGGCAAGGTTGCTGTTAATGTAGCTTACAAACTTCTTAATCATCACAAAGTGAAAAAAGAAATCATTCTGCCTGTCGAGCTTATCACATCTAAAAATATAAAAAATTTTAATATTACGGGGTGGCAATAA
- a CDS encoding sensor histidine kinase, which translates to MKFKYLVSIRHFMITLNFIIVSFIGAQFLLITQYILNHQLSSELLTTLAQVPDSPLILFSECIISYGLLVLVMYIHYHYNFSTQNTLLLLALEFILAFVIFFAVRMNYNGIFLLIFIDLLLTYRNLPTIQSYWFWGISGTIFLLLFSFSNYSLLGVFFKMPSLNTYLDFLPTQSRSLLVFFNNFLVSLNLITFICICLGYVIYILNRTHTVQSKLHSMQKANDELKSYTAISEKIAQDHERKRIARDIHDTVGHTLTGVAAGIDAVMVLIDINPEAAKNQLQKISTAVKQGIKEVRQVLNQMRPDALKSYTLDSALSKMLKEYSDISHIKIDFNYGWGDANFQKTTENIIFRVIEETVTNSLRHGHATRIWIKCTSTDSSYVLSIHNNGKSEAHIKPGYGITQMTERLTIINGTVELDGEKGFTTVVKFPKVGV; encoded by the coding sequence ATGAAATTTAAATACTTAGTAAGTATACGTCACTTCATGATAACCTTAAATTTTATTATTGTTTCTTTTATTGGCGCACAATTTTTACTAATAACCCAGTATATCCTTAATCACCAATTAAGTTCAGAACTCTTAACTACACTAGCTCAAGTTCCCGATTCTCCCCTCATACTATTTAGTGAATGTATTATTTCCTATGGTTTGTTAGTCCTAGTAATGTATATCCATTATCATTACAATTTTTCTACTCAAAATACTCTATTGTTACTTGCTCTTGAATTTATATTAGCTTTCGTAATCTTTTTTGCAGTTAGAATGAATTATAATGGGATCTTCTTATTAATTTTCATTGACCTATTATTAACTTATCGAAACTTACCAACTATTCAAAGCTATTGGTTTTGGGGCATCTCAGGAACTATCTTCTTACTATTATTTTCATTTTCAAATTATTCTCTTTTGGGTGTTTTCTTTAAGATGCCTAGTCTAAACACCTATCTTGATTTTCTTCCTACTCAATCTCGCTCGCTTCTAGTTTTCTTCAATAATTTTCTTGTCTCATTAAACCTAATTACCTTTATCTGCATTTGCCTAGGTTACGTAATTTATATTTTAAATCGAACTCATACCGTTCAATCAAAACTGCATAGTATGCAAAAAGCTAATGATGAGCTTAAAAGTTATACAGCAATATCGGAAAAAATTGCTCAAGATCATGAAAGAAAAAGAATTGCTCGTGATATTCACGATACAGTTGGCCACACTTTGACTGGTGTAGCAGCTGGAATTGATGCTGTAATGGTTTTAATTGACATTAATCCAGAAGCAGCAAAAAACCAACTGCAAAAAATATCCACTGCAGTTAAACAAGGCATAAAAGAAGTAAGACAAGTTCTGAATCAAATGCGTCCTGATGCCTTAAAAAGTTATACTTTAGACTCTGCATTAAGCAAAATGTTAAAGGAATACAGCGATATTTCTCATATAAAGATTGATTTCAATTATGGATGGGGAGATGCAAACTTTCAAAAAACTACTGAAAATATTATTTTTCGTGTAATTGAAGAAACAGTCACTAATTCCCTGCGTCATGGTCATGCAACAAGAATCTGGATCAAATGTACCAGCACGGATTCTTCCTATGTTCTCTCTATCCACAATAACGGTAAAAGTGAAGCACATATTAAACCAGGTTATGGCATTACGCAAATGACAGAACGGCTCACAATTATTAATGGAACAGTTGAGCTTGATGGTGAAAAAGGTTTTACTACAGTTGTAAAATTTCCTAAGGTAGGTGTTTAA
- a CDS encoding response regulator transcription factor produces the protein MIKILIADDQQLIRDSIKIILESNDDFSVTDTVANGKEVLSSIEKNKPDVILMDVRMPVMDGTVCTKYVKEKYPNIKVIILTTFDDDDFIFSALKYGASGYLLKGGSPADLFTAIRTVAQGGAMINPDITEKVFRLFSKMAQSNYTISVSDKETKDFSRSEWCVIQQVGLGLSNKEIATKLFLSEGTVRNYISKILEKLDLRDRTQLAIWAVQTGVTSENIDKK, from the coding sequence ATGATAAAAATACTAATTGCCGATGATCAACAATTAATTAGAGATTCAATAAAAATAATTTTAGAAAGCAATGATGATTTTTCTGTAACTGACACAGTTGCTAACGGTAAAGAGGTCTTAAGTAGTATTGAAAAAAATAAGCCAGACGTTATTTTAATGGATGTTAGAATGCCTGTAATGGATGGAACAGTTTGTACAAAATACGTTAAAGAAAAATATCCTAATATTAAGGTGATAATTTTAACCACATTTGATGATGACGATTTTATTTTTAGTGCTTTAAAATATGGTGCTTCGGGATATTTATTAAAAGGTGGTTCTCCTGCTGACTTATTTACAGCGATTCGTACAGTTGCACAAGGCGGAGCAATGATCAATCCTGATATTACAGAAAAAGTCTTCAGATTATTTTCGAAAATGGCCCAATCAAATTACACAATTTCAGTAAGTGACAAAGAAACAAAAGACTTTTCTAGAAGTGAATGGTGCGTAATTCAACAAGTTGGTCTAGGGCTATCCAATAAAGAAATTGCTACTAAACTTTTTCTATCTGAAGGAACTGTTAGAAATTATATCTCTAAGATTTTAGAGAAATTAGATTTACGTGATAGAACTCAATTAGCAATTTGGGCTGTTCAAACAGGTGTTACTAGTGAAAATATCGACAAAAAATAG
- a CDS encoding ABC transporter substrate-binding protein, whose product MLTIGVYTDSSWNVPNGDADRVTKLAIKKFKKKYPNVDVQYTAGIRKSDYNNWLTEKIVKGNTPDVIMLPEDIFNLLASNGTLKSLNNPLKDDQISHSTFYSSVFKAGQYHNVQYGLPYETNPTLMIANNDLLAKNGFTNLNQHFSPNEFKNICRTININNNYAGITSDYTWQDAQLAYGNSVFENSSINLTSNKARTGFSLIEDLTNENGYQYVSSNQFDQGRVAFMPLPLAKYRTYTSYPYHVAHTSSFKWKVFQMPAIKNVKATPASTVCLRISAQTAHLTLSWKFIKLMCTDKEIQQEVLRSRMGSSVLPRVIKSRYTKKIFKGEQQNQLTPNMLDSILKDVATTPKFRNYSHKEDELNYLIQNALKNNQLNLQLFSIQHQINKNTY is encoded by the coding sequence GTGTTAACAATTGGGGTTTACACAGATAGTAGTTGGAATGTACCTAATGGAGATGCGGACCGTGTAACAAAATTAGCAATTAAGAAATTTAAAAAGAAATATCCTAATGTGGATGTTCAATATACTGCTGGAATTAGAAAAAGTGACTATAATAATTGGTTAACCGAAAAAATTGTTAAAGGTAATACGCCAGATGTAATTATGTTGCCAGAAGATATTTTCAATTTATTAGCCAGTAACGGTACTTTAAAATCATTAAATAATCCATTAAAGGACGACCAAATTTCTCATTCAACTTTCTATAGTAGTGTGTTCAAAGCCGGACAATATCATAACGTTCAATATGGTCTTCCATATGAAACTAACCCTACCTTAATGATTGCTAACAATGATTTGTTAGCTAAAAATGGCTTCACTAATTTAAACCAGCATTTTTCCCCTAATGAATTCAAAAATATCTGTCGTACAATTAATATAAATAATAATTATGCGGGTATTACTTCAGATTACACTTGGCAAGATGCACAACTAGCCTATGGTAATTCTGTTTTTGAAAATTCCTCTATCAATCTTACTTCCAATAAGGCACGCACAGGTTTCTCATTAATTGAAGACTTAACTAATGAAAATGGTTATCAATACGTCAGTTCAAATCAATTTGATCAAGGGAGAGTAGCTTTTATGCCGCTCCCCTTAGCTAAATATCGTACCTATACTTCCTATCCCTATCATGTTGCTCATACATCTAGTTTTAAATGGAAAGTATTTCAAATGCCGGCTATCAAGAATGTTAAGGCGACCCCTGCATCAACAGTTTGTTTGAGAATTTCTGCCCAAACAGCACACCTTACTCTTTCCTGGAAATTTATTAAACTTATGTGCACTGACAAAGAAATACAACAAGAAGTGTTAAGAAGTAGAATGGGATCTTCTGTCTTACCACGGGTTATTAAGAGTCGTTATACTAAAAAAATTTTTAAAGGAGAACAGCAAAATCAGCTTACTCCTAATATGCTTGATTCAATTCTAAAAGATGTTGCAACTACACCTAAATTTAGAAATTATAGTCATAAAGAGGATGAATTAAATTATCTCATTCAAAATGCACTAAAAAATAATCAATTGAATCTTCAATTATTTAGTATTCAGCATCAGATCAACAAAAATACTTATTAA
- the deoC gene encoding deoxyribose-phosphate aldolase, with protein MKYTIDDFARLIDHTNLHADASNEDMKKLCDEAKKYHFKMVAINQVQSKFCSEQLKNTDIDTGAAIAFPLGQQTIESKVFDTEDAIKNGANEIDYVINITELKNKNYTYIKEEMKQMVDICHKYHVPCKVIFENCYLTKEEIKKLAEIAKEIKPDFIKTSTGFGPSGAKVEDVKLMKSIVGDAVKVKAAGGIRNSDDFLAMVRAGADRIGCSAGVKIIEALKQRMQDDNVTTIEISR; from the coding sequence ATGAAATACACTATTGATGATTTCGCTCGATTAATTGACCATACTAATTTACACGCTGATGCTTCTAATGAAGACATGAAGAAACTATGTGATGAAGCAAAGAAATACCATTTTAAAATGGTAGCTATCAATCAGGTTCAATCTAAGTTTTGTTCAGAACAACTTAAGAATACTGATATTGACACCGGAGCAGCAATTGCTTTTCCATTAGGCCAACAAACTATTGAATCAAAAGTTTTTGATACTGAAGATGCTATTAAAAATGGCGCTAATGAAATTGACTATGTAATTAATATTACTGAATTAAAAAATAAAAATTATACTTATATTAAAGAGGAAATGAAGCAAATGGTTGATATTTGTCACAAATATCATGTGCCATGTAAAGTGATTTTTGAAAATTGTTACCTAACCAAAGAAGAAATCAAAAAATTGGCAGAAATTGCGAAAGAAATTAAACCTGATTTTATTAAAACTTCTACAGGATTTGGTCCATCAGGAGCAAAGGTTGAAGATGTAAAATTGATGAAGTCAATCGTTGGGGATGCCGTAAAGGTCAAAGCAGCTGGGGGCATTAGAAACAGTGACGATTTCTTAGCAATGGTAAGAGCCGGTGCAGACCGTATTGGCTGTAGTGCTGGTGTTAAAATAATTGAAGCTCTTAAACAGCGGATGCAAGATGATAACGTAACTACAATTGAGATTAGTAGATAA
- a CDS encoding GntR family transcriptional regulator, whose product MTESKYKKIETILKQRIIDQTYPLNSLLPKEIELAAEFNTSRPTINHAIHNLVQQGFLEQRKRLGTIVKRNKIAQEFTHVIQSYNQEMDDKGLKARTKVISLEKIDSTSEIQSALNLSPSDSVFKLVRLRYVDTAPIVEVTTYIPATLVPGLDKIDFSQASLYDELRKRNLPVTHVTRKLEVKPASLTISKILKIKENDPVFYFHSYGSTKKDQKIEYSIATYRGDLNSFIIDLNLN is encoded by the coding sequence ATGACTGAATCAAAATATAAAAAAATTGAGACTATTTTAAAACAAAGAATTATAGATCAAACCTATCCTCTTAATAGTTTATTACCGAAAGAAATTGAACTAGCTGCCGAATTCAATACAAGTCGTCCTACAATTAACCATGCGATTCACAATCTGGTTCAGCAGGGATTCTTAGAGCAACGCAAACGATTAGGTACTATTGTTAAAAGAAACAAGATTGCACAAGAATTTACTCATGTAATCCAAAGCTATAATCAAGAAATGGACGATAAAGGATTAAAAGCGAGAACTAAAGTGATTTCTCTTGAGAAAATTGATTCTACTTCAGAAATACAAAGTGCTTTAAACCTATCTCCTTCTGATTCAGTCTTTAAATTAGTTAGACTAAGATATGTAGATACGGCTCCAATTGTTGAAGTTACCACTTATATCCCTGCTACGCTTGTTCCAGGCCTAGATAAAATAGATTTTTCACAAGCATCCTTATACGATGAACTTAGGAAAAGAAATTTACCTGTCACCCATGTCACAAGAAAATTAGAAGTTAAACCAGCTTCTTTAACTATATCTAAAATTTTAAAAATTAAAGAAAATGATCCTGTTTTTTACTTTCATAGTTATGGATCTACAAAAAAGGATCAAAAAATAGAATACTCAATTGCTACTTACCGTGGAGATTTGAACTCGTTTATTATTGATCTTAATCTTAACTAA